One window of Haemorhous mexicanus isolate bHaeMex1 chromosome 16, bHaeMex1.pri, whole genome shotgun sequence genomic DNA carries:
- the LOC132334536 gene encoding serine/threonine-protein kinase pim-1-like: MHPARPRPRAGLPRPRPRASRRGLASGRLWSYWRWRCWAGISAWGWGSIASLWLRLARAWPWPRPRPRPRPQPFSVAIKRVPRERIRRWGELPRNGISPTDGIVLLPQPDGTSAPLEIVLLAKVSTGFPGVVQLLEWLELPNDVLMVLERPERCQDLQRFIRARGFLPEEVARELFRQVLEAVRHCTSCGVLQRDIKPENILVDLATGQAKLIDFGCGTYLQDTAYTHFAGTRSYSPPEWTHFGWYYGRPATIWSLGILLHQMVCGEHPFRRDQNINEAL; encoded by the exons ATGCAcccggcccgcccccggccccgggcggggctgccccgtcCCCGGCCCCGGGCGTCCCGCCGCGGTCTCGCCTCCGGCCGGCTCTGGTCGTACTGGcggtggcgctgctgggcgggcatcagtgcctggggctggggcagcatcGCCTCCCTTTGGCTCCGCCTGGCTCgagcctggccctggccccggccccggccccggccccggccccagccctTCTCG gtggccatcaaaagggTGCCACGGGAGCGCATCCGGCGctggggcgagctg CCCCGAAACGGCATCAGCCCCACTGACGGCAtcgtgctcctcccgcagcccgacggcaccagcgcacccctggagatcgtgctgctggccaaggtgtccactggcttccctggtgtggtccagctgctggagtggcttgaGCTCCCCAACGACGTcttgatggtgctggagcgcccggagcggtgtcaggacctgcAGCGTTTCATTCGGGCACGGGGCTTCCTGCCCGAGGAGGTGGCGCGGGAgctgttccgccaggtgctggaggccgtgcggcactgcaccagctgcggggtcctgcaaagggacatcaaaccagagaacatcctggttgacctggccaccgggcaggccaaattgattgactttggctgtggcacctacctgcaggacacagcctacactcactttgcag gaacacGGTCATACAGCCCCCCGGAATGGACCCACTTTGGCTGGTACTATGGCAGGCCAGctaccatctggtccctgggcatcctgctgcaccagatggtctGTGGGGAGCACCCTTTCAGGAGGGACCAGAACATCA atgaaGCCTTATAG